The following are from one region of the Bacillus sp. (in: firmicutes) genome:
- a CDS encoding enoyl-CoA hydratase translates to MDFFTVETNEYIALITLNRPPANALASEVLQELSLVLDEVERNDDVRVLLLKGEGRFFSAGADIKEFTEVESEEGFTEISKRGQDVFSRIENFSKPVIAVIHGAALGGGLELAMSCHIRLASENAKLGLPELTLGVVPGFAGTQRLPRLVGIPKAAEMMFTSEPISGTEAAVLGLVNHAYPEESLFDEANKLAQKIAAKSPNSLKAVIELLQFAKVSSFGQGSEQEAKLFGEIFMSEDAKEGVSAFLEKRFPQFKGK, encoded by the coding sequence ATGGATTTTTTTACTGTGGAAACGAATGAGTACATTGCTTTAATTACTTTGAATCGACCGCCTGCAAATGCTTTAGCATCTGAGGTTTTGCAAGAACTTTCACTTGTTTTAGATGAAGTTGAAAGGAATGATGATGTACGGGTTCTTTTACTAAAAGGTGAAGGCAGATTTTTCTCGGCTGGTGCAGATATAAAAGAATTTACCGAGGTTGAATCAGAAGAAGGCTTCACAGAAATATCAAAAAGAGGACAAGATGTTTTTAGCCGGATTGAAAACTTTTCAAAGCCCGTTATTGCCGTCATTCATGGTGCAGCGCTAGGCGGTGGATTAGAACTTGCGATGTCCTGCCATATTAGGTTGGCAAGTGAAAATGCAAAACTGGGTTTACCAGAGCTTACATTAGGAGTTGTTCCAGGATTTGCAGGAACGCAGCGCTTACCGCGTTTAGTAGGAATACCAAAAGCAGCCGAAATGATGTTTACGAGCGAGCCGATTTCCGGGACAGAAGCGGCGGTCTTAGGGTTAGTGAATCATGCATATCCGGAGGAAAGCTTATTTGATGAAGCAAATAAGCTAGCGCAAAAAATAGCGGCGAAGAGTCCAAATTCATTAAAAGCGGTTATTGAACTGTTACAATTTGCAAAAGTTTCTTCATTTGGACAAGGGTCTGAACAAGAAGCAAAGCTATTTGGAGAGATTTTCATGTCGGAAGACGCAAAAGAAGGGGTTAGCGCATTCCTTGAAAAACGCTTTCCACAATTTAAAGGAAAATAA
- a CDS encoding electron transfer flavoprotein subunit beta/FixA family protein — protein MNIYVIMKRTFDTEEKIVIANGKISEDGAEFIINPYDEYALEEAIQLKEKHGGEVTVVTVGTEDSEKELRTALAMGADKAVLINIEDDIENGDQYTTTAVLAEYFKDKEFDIILGGNVAIDGGSGQVGPRLAETLNINYVTTITKIDVDGTKATIVRDVEGDSETIETTLPILVTAQQGLNEPRYPSLPGIMKAKKKPLEELELDDLDIDEDDVEAKTKTLEIYLPPKKEGGKILAGETSEQVIELVKLLQTEAKVI, from the coding sequence ATGAATATTTATGTAATCATGAAAAGAACATTTGACACAGAAGAAAAAATTGTGATTGCTAATGGCAAGATTAGCGAGGATGGGGCAGAGTTTATTATCAACCCCTACGACGAATATGCGCTGGAAGAGGCAATTCAATTAAAGGAGAAGCATGGCGGTGAAGTAACAGTCGTGACTGTTGGCACTGAGGATTCAGAAAAAGAGCTGCGAACAGCCTTAGCAATGGGTGCAGACAAAGCGGTTTTAATCAATATTGAAGATGATATCGAAAATGGTGATCAATATACAACCACAGCAGTTCTTGCTGAATATTTCAAGGACAAGGAGTTTGATATCATCCTTGGCGGCAATGTCGCGATTGATGGCGGTTCTGGACAAGTAGGCCCGCGATTAGCAGAAACCCTAAATATTAATTACGTAACAACGATTACGAAAATTGATGTTGACGGTACAAAAGCGACGATTGTGCGCGATGTCGAAGGCGATAGCGAAACAATTGAAACAACATTACCAATCCTTGTAACAGCACAGCAAGGTTTAAATGAACCGCGCTATCCATCATTGCCTGGAATAATGAAAGCGAAGAAAAAGCCTTTAGAAGAGCTTGAACTTGATGATTTAGACATTGACGAAGATGATGTGGAAGCAAAAACGAAAACACTTGAAATATATTTACCACCTAAAAAAGAAGGCGGCAAAATTCTTGCAGGTGAGACAAGTGAGCAAGTAATAGAATTGGTGAAATTATTGCAAACAGAAGCAAAAGTAATTTAA
- a CDS encoding electron transfer flavoprotein subunit alpha/FixB family protein: MTRKVLVVGEVRDGNLRNVSYEAVAAGKLIAEGGEVVAVLIGEAVQSLGEAMIQYGADRVITVENAQLKNYTADGYAQALLAVVNEENPGGIILGHTALGKDLSPKMAAKLNSGLVSDCVNIEVTGDNVIFTRPIYSGKAFEKKIVTDGIIFATIRPNNIAPLEKDEIRTGEITSLNVDVKDLRSVIKEVVRKASEGVDLSEAKVVVAGGRGVKSAEGFELLKELANLLGGAVGASRGACDADYCDYSLQIGQTGKVVTPDLYIACGISGAIQHLAGMSNSKVIVAINKDPEANIFNVADYGIVGDLFEVVPLLVEEFKKIKVNA; encoded by the coding sequence ATGACTAGAAAAGTACTAGTAGTAGGGGAAGTTCGTGATGGCAATTTACGAAACGTTTCATATGAAGCAGTGGCAGCGGGAAAACTAATTGCTGAGGGCGGGGAAGTTGTTGCTGTTTTAATAGGTGAAGCCGTTCAAAGTTTAGGGGAGGCGATGATTCAATACGGAGCAGACCGTGTTATCACAGTAGAAAATGCCCAACTAAAAAATTACACAGCTGACGGCTATGCCCAAGCACTCCTTGCTGTTGTAAATGAAGAAAATCCAGGTGGCATTATCCTTGGCCATACAGCCCTTGGCAAAGATTTATCGCCGAAAATGGCAGCCAAGCTTAACTCAGGCCTAGTTTCAGATTGCGTAAATATTGAAGTTACAGGTGACAATGTTATCTTTACACGTCCAATTTATTCTGGGAAGGCTTTTGAAAAGAAAATCGTCACAGATGGCATCATTTTTGCAACAATCCGCCCTAACAATATTGCACCATTAGAAAAGGACGAAATACGTACAGGTGAAATCACTTCTCTAAACGTTGATGTTAAAGACTTACGCTCTGTCATTAAAGAAGTAGTCCGTAAAGCATCAGAAGGCGTCGATCTTTCCGAGGCAAAAGTAGTTGTCGCTGGTGGCCGCGGTGTAAAAAGTGCAGAAGGCTTCGAGCTTCTGAAGGAATTAGCCAATTTACTAGGCGGAGCAGTAGGGGCATCACGTGGTGCTTGTGATGCTGATTATTGTGACTATTCGCTGCAAATTGGACAGACAGGGAAAGTCGTTACCCCTGATTTGTATATCGCCTGCGGCATCTCTGGTGCTATACAGCATCTAGCTGGAATGTCAAACTCAAAAGTGATTGTGGCGATTAACAAAGACCCTGAAGCCAATATTTTTAATGTTGCTGATTATGGTATTGTCGGTGATTTATTCGAAGTTGTTCCATTACTAGTAGAAGAATTTAAAAAAATAAAAGTGAACGCCTAA
- the trxA gene encoding thioredoxin, which translates to MAIVNATDQNFATETSEGVVLVDFWAPWCGPCKMIAPVLEEVDSELGEKLKIVKVDVDENPDTAAQFGVMSIPTLLVFKDGNKIDQFVGFQPKDALLARLANHI; encoded by the coding sequence ATGGCAATAGTAAACGCTACAGATCAAAATTTTGCAACTGAAACAAGTGAAGGTGTAGTACTTGTGGACTTTTGGGCTCCTTGGTGTGGTCCTTGTAAAATGATTGCTCCTGTGTTAGAGGAAGTCGATTCTGAATTAGGTGAAAAATTAAAGATTGTTAAAGTAGATGTTGATGAAAATCCAGATACCGCTGCTCAGTTTGGTGTCATGAGCATTCCAACCCTTTTAGTTTTTAAAGATGGAAACAAAATAGACCAATTTGTTGGTTTCCAACCTAAAGATGCACTTTTAGCAAGACTAGCTAACCATATTTAA
- the uvrC gene encoding excinuclease ABC subunit UvrC, with the protein MTNHLKEKLSLLPAQPGCYLMKDRQGTIIYVGKAKILKNRVRSYFTGSHDGKTLRLVNEIEDFEYIVTSSDLEALILEMNLIKQYDPKYNIMLKDDKSYPYLKITAEKHPRLLTTRNVKKDKGKYFGPYANVGAANETKKLLDRLYPLRKCSTIPDRVCLYYHMNQCLAPCVKDVSDAENKQLVDEIVKFLNGGFQDIKKSLVEKMYKASDELDFERAKEYRDQIAHIEAVMEKQKMNLNELIDRDVFGYTYDKGWMCVQVFFVRQGKLIERDVSFFPFYNEPEEDFLTFLGQFYLKSNHLKPKEIFVSEEINGEYAEKLVEVKVVQPKRGKKKDLVDLAIKNAKIALKEKFSLIEKDEERTIKAVENLGRKMGISPPYRIEAFDNSNIHGTDPVSAMIMFIDGKPEKKEYRKYKIKGVEGPDDYASMREVTRRRYSRLLRESLPLPDLIIVDGGKGHIHAVKDVLENELGLDLPICGLAKDEKHRTSELLYGDPPEVIRLERNSQEFYLLQRIQDEVHRFAITFHRQLRGKTAFKSILDDIPGVGEQRKKKILHHFGSVKKLKEAPIEELLSINIPKNVAENIYRYLQEKVSEE; encoded by the coding sequence ATGACAAATCATCTGAAAGAAAAGCTAAGTCTGTTACCAGCTCAGCCGGGCTGTTACTTGATGAAAGATCGCCAAGGGACGATTATATATGTTGGAAAAGCAAAAATATTAAAAAATCGTGTCCGCTCTTATTTTACTGGCTCACATGATGGGAAGACATTGCGATTAGTGAATGAAATCGAGGATTTTGAATATATTGTCACATCTTCAGATTTAGAAGCGTTGATTTTAGAAATGAATTTAATCAAACAGTATGATCCGAAATATAACATCATGCTTAAGGATGATAAAAGCTATCCATATTTGAAAATAACGGCTGAAAAACATCCAAGGTTACTCACAACGCGGAATGTAAAAAAAGATAAAGGCAAGTACTTCGGTCCTTATGCCAATGTTGGGGCCGCTAATGAAACGAAAAAATTATTAGATCGCCTTTACCCTTTAAGAAAATGTTCAACCATTCCTGACCGCGTCTGCTTATATTATCATATGAATCAATGCCTTGCTCCATGCGTAAAGGATGTATCGGATGCAGAAAATAAACAGCTCGTCGATGAAATAGTCAAATTTCTAAATGGCGGCTTTCAAGATATTAAAAAAAGTTTAGTAGAAAAAATGTATAAAGCGTCAGATGAACTTGATTTTGAGCGAGCAAAAGAATACCGCGACCAAATTGCCCATATTGAAGCGGTCATGGAAAAACAAAAGATGAACTTGAATGAGCTCATTGACCGCGACGTCTTTGGTTATACGTATGATAAAGGCTGGATGTGTGTTCAAGTATTCTTTGTACGACAGGGCAAGCTCATTGAACGTGATGTTTCTTTTTTTCCATTTTATAATGAGCCAGAAGAAGATTTTTTAACTTTTTTAGGGCAATTTTATTTAAAAAGCAATCATCTTAAACCGAAAGAAATTTTTGTATCGGAAGAAATTAATGGTGAATACGCTGAAAAACTAGTAGAAGTAAAAGTCGTTCAACCGAAAAGAGGTAAGAAGAAAGATTTAGTAGATTTAGCGATAAAAAATGCGAAAATTGCTTTAAAGGAGAAATTTTCCCTTATCGAAAAAGACGAGGAAAGAACGATTAAAGCTGTGGAAAATCTCGGTCGGAAAATGGGCATTTCACCCCCGTATCGAATTGAGGCGTTTGACAATTCAAACATTCATGGAACAGATCCTGTTTCGGCAATGATTATGTTTATTGATGGCAAGCCGGAAAAAAAGGAATACAGAAAATATAAAATTAAAGGTGTAGAAGGTCCAGATGATTACGCTTCGATGCGGGAGGTAACGCGGAGAAGGTATTCAAGATTGTTAAGGGAAAGTTTACCGCTCCCTGATTTAATTATCGTTGATGGAGGTAAAGGGCATATTCATGCTGTAAAGGATGTTCTCGAAAATGAGCTAGGTTTGGATTTGCCAATTTGCGGACTTGCCAAGGATGAAAAACATCGGACATCGGAATTGCTCTATGGTGACCCACCAGAAGTGATTCGTCTTGAGAGGAATAGTCAGGAGTTCTATTTACTGCAAAGAATACAAGATGAAGTGCATCGCTTTGCGATAACATTCCATCGCCAGCTTCGCGGAAAAACAGCATTTAAATCAATTTTAGACGATATCCCAGGTGTTGGTGAGCAAAGAAAAAAGAAAATTTTACATCATTTTGGCTCTGTGAAAAAATTAAAAGAAGCACCAATTGAAGAACTGCTGTCCATAAATATCCCCAAAAATGTTGCAGAAAATATTTATCGTTATTTACAGGAAAAGGTGTCGGAAGAATAA
- a CDS encoding YslB family protein → MTIPAFGYELIRETFLKDLLGKDYHSILYWGGKNLARKFPLETLEDITHFFEMSGLGILSVAKENKDEIIFELTSELIANRFERNVDYSYQLEAGFLAEQVQNLIGKESEAMEQQKKRDNTVIITVQWE, encoded by the coding sequence ATGACAATACCTGCTTTTGGCTATGAATTAATTCGCGAAACCTTTTTAAAGGATCTTCTTGGAAAGGATTATCATTCGATATTGTACTGGGGTGGAAAAAATCTTGCTAGAAAATTCCCTTTGGAAACTTTGGAGGACATCACTCACTTTTTTGAAATGTCTGGGCTTGGAATATTATCGGTCGCTAAAGAAAATAAAGATGAAATCATCTTTGAACTTACTAGTGAATTAATTGCCAATCGCTTTGAGAGAAATGTTGATTATTCTTATCAGCTTGAGGCTGGTTTTTTAGCTGAGCAGGTCCAAAACTTGATAGGCAAAGAATCGGAAGCAATGGAGCAGCAAAAAAAGCGGGATAATACCGTAATCATTACCGTGCAATGGGAATAA
- a CDS encoding succinate dehydrogenase codes for MAKDREFLNRRLHSLLGIIPVGLFVVEHLVVNHFATDGASAFNKAAGFMGTLPFVHLLEVFLIFLPLLYHAVYGLYVAYSAKNNVSKYGYFRNWMFLLQRVTGVITLIFVVWHVWQTRLAAAFGAEVNFDMMANILSSPVMLIFYIVGVLSAVFHFANGLWSFMVSWGLTITPRSQQVSTYVCMVVFVLLAIVSLRAIFAFLDPQLANL; via the coding sequence ATGGCAAAAGATCGTGAATTTTTAAACCGTAGACTCCATTCATTATTGGGGATTATTCCGGTCGGTCTATTTGTGGTTGAGCATTTAGTTGTGAATCATTTTGCAACTGACGGAGCATCTGCTTTTAACAAAGCAGCAGGATTTATGGGAACATTACCATTTGTCCATTTATTAGAGGTATTTTTAATTTTCTTACCATTACTATACCATGCAGTTTATGGGCTTTATGTTGCCTATTCTGCAAAAAACAATGTCAGCAAGTACGGTTATTTTAGAAACTGGATGTTCCTGCTACAACGTGTAACAGGTGTTATTACGCTAATTTTTGTAGTATGGCATGTATGGCAAACTCGACTTGCAGCAGCATTTGGCGCAGAAGTAAACTTTGACATGATGGCAAATATTTTAAGTAGCCCAGTTATGCTTATTTTCTATATTGTTGGTGTACTTTCAGCTGTATTCCATTTTGCAAACGGATTATGGTCATTTATGGTAAGCTGGGGACTTACAATTACTCCTCGTTCTCAACAAGTATCTACGTATGTGTGTATGGTTGTTTTTGTTTTATTAGCAATTGTGTCACTAAGAGCTATCTTTGCATTTTTAGATCCACAATTAGCTAATCTGTAA
- the sdhA gene encoding succinate dehydrogenase flavoprotein subunit, whose protein sequence is MSNGNLVIVGGGLAGLMATVKAAEAGVRVDLLSLVPVKRSHSVCAQGGINGAVNTKGEGDSPWIHFDDTIYGGDFLANQPPVKAMCDAAPGIIHLFDRMGVMFNRTPEGLLDFRRFGGTQHHRTAFAGATTGQQLLYALDEQVRRHEVAGLVTKYEGWDMLSLILDDNEECRGVVAQDQRSHEIKAFKADAVILATGGPGIIFGKTTNSVINTATAASAAYQQGVYYANGEFIQIHPTAIPGDDKNRLMSESARGEGGRVWTYKDGKPWYFLEEKYPAYGNLVPRDIATREIFDVCVNQKLGINGENRVYLDLSHKDPKELDIKLGGIIEIYEKFTGDNPRKVPMQIFPAVHYSMGGMWVDYNQMTNIPGLFAAGECDYSQHGGNRLGANSLLSAIFGGMVAGPNAVEYMNNRAKATDSLPESVFEKQVRIEEDKFNKLTSMTTGSENAYVIAKELGEWMTDNVTVVRYNDKLLKTDEKLQELQERWEQININDTAKWSNQGLMFTRQLKNMLHLARVITIGAYNRNESRGAHYKPEFPDRNDEDFLKTTMAKFNPETNAPEFFYEEVDISLIKPRKRDYSSKHEVEEKKEEAK, encoded by the coding sequence TTGAGTAATGGAAATCTTGTGATTGTCGGTGGCGGCTTAGCTGGTTTAATGGCTACTGTTAAAGCTGCTGAGGCAGGGGTTCGTGTTGATTTATTATCACTAGTACCTGTTAAGCGCTCTCACTCTGTATGTGCACAGGGTGGTATTAACGGTGCTGTTAATACAAAAGGTGAAGGTGATTCACCTTGGATCCATTTTGATGATACAATTTATGGTGGTGACTTTTTAGCTAACCAGCCACCTGTTAAAGCGATGTGTGATGCAGCACCTGGTATTATTCATTTATTTGACCGTATGGGAGTTATGTTTAACCGCACTCCTGAAGGATTACTTGATTTCCGCCGTTTCGGTGGGACACAGCATCATCGTACAGCGTTTGCTGGTGCTACTACTGGTCAGCAGTTACTATATGCTTTAGATGAGCAAGTTCGTCGTCATGAAGTGGCAGGACTTGTTACGAAGTATGAAGGATGGGACATGCTCTCATTAATCCTTGATGATAACGAGGAGTGCCGTGGCGTTGTTGCGCAAGATCAACGCTCTCATGAAATTAAAGCATTCAAAGCAGATGCCGTTATTTTGGCTACTGGCGGCCCTGGTATTATCTTTGGTAAAACAACAAACTCAGTTATCAATACAGCTACAGCAGCATCTGCTGCATATCAGCAAGGTGTTTACTATGCGAATGGTGAGTTCATCCAAATTCACCCAACAGCGATTCCTGGTGATGATAAAAACCGCCTCATGAGTGAATCAGCTCGTGGTGAAGGTGGGCGTGTTTGGACTTATAAAGATGGTAAACCATGGTATTTCCTAGAAGAAAAATACCCTGCATACGGAAACCTAGTACCACGTGATATTGCAACACGTGAAATTTTTGACGTGTGTGTAAATCAAAAGCTTGGAATCAATGGTGAAAACAGAGTTTATCTTGACCTTTCACATAAAGATCCAAAAGAGCTTGATATTAAGCTTGGTGGTATTATTGAAATTTATGAGAAGTTTACTGGTGATAATCCACGTAAAGTTCCAATGCAAATCTTCCCTGCTGTCCACTATTCAATGGGTGGAATGTGGGTAGACTATAACCAAATGACGAATATTCCAGGCTTATTTGCAGCTGGTGAGTGTGATTATTCACAACACGGTGGTAACCGTCTAGGAGCTAACTCATTACTATCAGCTATTTTTGGTGGTATGGTTGCAGGACCTAATGCGGTTGAATATATGAATAACCGTGCGAAAGCTACAGATTCTCTTCCGGAATCAGTATTTGAGAAACAAGTCCGTATTGAAGAGGACAAGTTTAATAAATTAACATCAATGACGACTGGTTCAGAAAATGCGTATGTAATTGCAAAAGAACTAGGCGAATGGATGACTGATAATGTAACAGTTGTTCGTTATAATGATAAACTTCTTAAAACAGATGAAAAACTTCAAGAGTTACAAGAACGTTGGGAACAGATTAATATTAACGATACAGCTAAATGGAGCAACCAAGGTTTAATGTTTACACGTCAATTAAAGAATATGCTTCATCTTGCACGTGTAATCACAATCGGTGCATATAACCGTAACGAAAGCCGTGGAGCGCACTATAAACCAGAATTCCCTGATCGTAACGATGAGGACTTCTTAAAGACAACAATGGCGAAATTCAATCCAGAAACAAATGCACCTGAGTTTTTCTATGAAGAAGTTGACATCTCGCTTATTAAACCACGTAAGCGCGACTATTCTTCGAAGCACGAAGTTGAAGAAAAGAAAGAGGAGGCAAAATAA
- the sdhB gene encoding succinate dehydrogenase iron-sulfur subunit encodes MSEKTIRLIISRQDSPDSAPYQQEFEIPYRPNMNVIGCLMEIQRNPVTSKGENVAPPTWDMNCLEEVCGACSMIINGKPRQSCSALVDQLEQPIRLEPMRTFPINRDLQVDRSRMFDSLKKVKAWIPIDGTYDLGPGPRMPERKRQWAYELAKCMTCGVCMEACPNVSDKANFIGPQPLGQVRLFNAHPTGAMNAPERLEALMGDGGLANCGNSQNCVQSCPKGIPITTSIAALNRDTTVQMFRNFFGSDK; translated from the coding sequence ATGAGTGAAAAAACAATTCGCTTAATTATATCACGTCAAGATTCACCAGATTCTGCCCCTTACCAACAAGAATTTGAAATTCCATATCGACCAAACATGAACGTTATTGGTTGTTTAATGGAAATCCAACGTAATCCTGTTACTTCTAAAGGGGAGAATGTAGCACCACCAACATGGGATATGAACTGTTTAGAGGAAGTTTGTGGTGCATGTTCAATGATTATTAATGGCAAGCCACGTCAATCATGTTCTGCACTGGTTGACCAGCTTGAACAACCAATCCGTTTAGAACCAATGCGTACATTCCCGATTAATCGTGACTTACAGGTTGACCGTAGCCGTATGTTCGATTCATTAAAGAAAGTAAAAGCATGGATTCCGATTGATGGAACATATGACCTCGGACCTGGACCAAGAATGCCGGAAAGAAAGCGCCAATGGGCTTATGAATTAGCGAAATGTATGACATGTGGTGTTTGTATGGAAGCATGTCCAAACGTTAGTGACAAGGCTAACTTTATTGGACCACAGCCTCTTGGTCAAGTTCGTCTATTCAATGCCCATCCAACAGGTGCAATGAATGCACCAGAGCGTTTAGAAGCACTAATGGGCGATGGCGGACTTGCTAACTGCGGTAACTCTCAGAACTGTGTGCAGTCTTGTCCAAAAGGAATTCCAATTACAACTTCTATTGCAGCATTAAACCGTGACACAACTGTCCAAATGTTTAGAAACTTCTTCGGAAGCGACAAATAA